Proteins encoded in a region of the Mycolicibacterium duvalii genome:
- a CDS encoding aldehyde dehydrogenase family protein, whose amino-acid sequence MINVVPAGAEAGAALVERSMVKKISFTGGPDTARKILRSCADLIKPAVMELGGKSGNIVFAAADPDNASGVGTNPFEADTISGPVVNRQALECLTEMIERAKDSGARLITGGERIGGSWSAGSTCTSRSSLMSTGLRSWRRTRSSDPSTRSTRSTTMSTPSRLPTARPTDRVLRDRSDIVNLVR is encoded by the coding sequence GTGATCAACGTGGTTCCGGCTGGCGCGGAGGCTGGTGCGGCACTTGTCGAGCGTTCGATGGTGAAGAAGATCAGCTTCACCGGCGGCCCCGACACGGCACGCAAGATCCTGCGGTCCTGTGCGGATCTCATCAAGCCCGCGGTCATGGAGCTCGGCGGCAAGTCCGGCAATATCGTGTTCGCCGCCGCCGATCCCGACAATGCCAGCGGTGTCGGGACCAATCCCTTTGAGGCCGATACCATCTCCGGACCAGTGGTCAACCGGCAGGCCCTGGAGTGCCTCACCGAGATGATCGAGCGTGCCAAGGACAGCGGTGCGCGGCTGATCACCGGCGGGGAGCGCATCGGAGGGAGTTGGTCGGCGGGTTCTACCTGCACCTCACGGTCTTCGCTGATGTCGACCGGGCTTCGGAGTTGGCGCAGAACCAGGTCTTCGGACCCGTCCACTCGATCAACCCGTTCGACAACGATGAGCACGCCATCGAGATTGCCAACAGCACGTCCTACGGACAGGGTATTGCGCGATCGTTCTGACATAGTTAACCTAGTGCGATGA
- a CDS encoding Zn-ribbon domain-containing OB-fold protein, which yields MNAPAATLAGTIPGEHIRIAVNASTEPFWTAAKERRLVAPQCGDCGTFRLPPTPFCPNCQSKAVNWIELSGAATVYSFAVVHGFPGLPDLTLVPAVLDLPDAPGARLVSNVVDVAPEEVKIGTRLHVDFTPITDGWLLPIFRVASAEQARSE from the coding sequence ATGAACGCACCTGCTGCAACACTGGCCGGGACCATTCCCGGTGAGCACATTCGGATCGCGGTGAACGCGAGCACCGAACCGTTCTGGACGGCGGCCAAGGAGAGACGCCTAGTGGCTCCGCAATGCGGGGACTGCGGCACCTTCCGGCTACCGCCCACGCCGTTCTGCCCCAACTGCCAGTCGAAGGCTGTCAACTGGATCGAACTCTCCGGTGCCGCAACGGTGTACAGCTTTGCGGTGGTGCACGGGTTTCCCGGTCTGCCCGATCTGACCCTGGTGCCGGCAGTGCTCGACCTACCCGATGCACCCGGCGCCCGGCTGGTGTCCAACGTGGTCGACGTGGCACCCGAGGAGGTGAAGATCGGGACGCGCCTGCACGTCGACTTCACCCCGATCACCGACGGCTGGCTGCTGCCGATCTTCCGAGTCGCGTCAGCCGAGCAAGCAAGGAGCGAGTGA
- a CDS encoding cytochrome P450: MNIPDSPALTHFRRLDECQDNVRPVFRNTEAGADYWVFTENAVILEGLQHPELWSSSVVVPTEPDPPYKWIPIMLDPPEHAKWRHVLAEYFSPGRVKGLREAQQKLAADLVEQLVGDGGCDFVERISRVFPSTVFLTIMGMPVEDLEKFMAWEDMILHQRGVGEEVNAARLEGMTHVMGYFSELIAQRRANRDPDADDIVSKAIGWTIEGEPINDLELLNCLLLLFMAGLDTVSNQLSYAMLHLATHQSDRARIVAEPELIPKAVEETLRAYPIVQTARKATQDMDFHGCPVKAGDMASFSLAFAGRDESAYPNAREVDLDRGVTRHLSFGGGPHRCLGSHLARQEMAVVLEEWHKRIPDYELAGEAIEHGGQVFGVDSLNLRWH, translated from the coding sequence ATGAATATCCCGGACTCTCCCGCCTTGACGCACTTCCGCCGGCTGGACGAATGCCAGGACAATGTGCGCCCGGTCTTCCGCAACACCGAGGCCGGCGCGGACTACTGGGTGTTCACCGAGAATGCGGTGATCCTCGAAGGGCTGCAGCACCCCGAGCTGTGGTCGAGCAGCGTCGTCGTGCCGACGGAACCGGACCCGCCGTACAAGTGGATTCCGATCATGCTCGACCCGCCGGAGCACGCCAAGTGGCGCCACGTGTTGGCGGAATACTTCTCACCGGGCCGGGTGAAGGGACTGCGCGAGGCGCAGCAGAAGCTGGCGGCGGATCTCGTCGAGCAACTCGTCGGCGACGGCGGGTGCGATTTCGTGGAACGGATCTCGCGGGTGTTCCCGTCGACGGTGTTTCTGACCATCATGGGGATGCCTGTCGAGGACCTCGAGAAGTTCATGGCGTGGGAGGACATGATCCTGCATCAGCGCGGCGTGGGCGAGGAAGTCAACGCCGCGCGGCTCGAGGGCATGACGCACGTGATGGGCTACTTCTCCGAGCTGATTGCACAGCGTCGCGCAAACCGCGACCCGGACGCCGATGACATCGTCAGCAAGGCTATTGGCTGGACGATCGAAGGCGAACCGATCAACGACCTGGAGCTGCTCAACTGCCTGCTGCTGTTGTTCATGGCCGGACTCGACACGGTGTCCAACCAGTTGTCCTACGCGATGCTGCACCTGGCCACCCATCAGTCCGACCGTGCCAGGATCGTCGCCGAACCCGAGCTCATCCCGAAGGCGGTCGAGGAGACACTTCGGGCCTACCCGATCGTCCAGACCGCCCGAAAAGCGACTCAGGATATGGACTTCCACGGCTGCCCGGTCAAGGCGGGCGATATGGCGTCGTTCTCGTTGGCGTTCGCCGGCCGCGACGAGTCGGCCTATCCCAACGCCCGCGAGGTAGACCTCGACCGTGGCGTCACCCGTCACCTGTCGTTCGGCGGTGGTCCACACCGTTGCCTCGGATCGCACCTGGCCCGGCAGGAAATGGCGGTGGTCCTCGAGGAGTGGCACAAGCGCATTCCGGACTATGAGCTGGCTGGAGAGGCCATCGAGCATGGCGGCCAGGTGTTCGGGGTCGATTCGCTGAACCTCAGATGGCATTGA
- a CDS encoding NAD(P)-dependent oxidoreductase: MSSTVGFIGAGQLGEPMVLRLLGAGHYVLVYSRRAEVRDRLTASGATSVGSIAELASQSDILLSCLFSDAQLRETGLGPDGFIANAKAGSVFVSHTTGTVATLEALRDSSSSAPLILDAPVSGTAENIAAGTLTVLVGGQADAVERVTPILAAYADPVVPTGELGSALAIKLINNLLFAANAQLVASATQLGDKLNVDPDALLSTLEVCSGRSGAASHVHRIGGIDRFTEMAGPFLRKDVAACHEAAAEVGVDLGLLGKVMQAGPLALDNSG; encoded by the coding sequence GTGAGCAGTACAGTCGGATTCATCGGGGCAGGCCAGCTCGGAGAGCCCATGGTTCTCAGATTGCTCGGTGCCGGCCACTATGTGCTGGTGTACAGCCGACGGGCCGAGGTGCGGGACCGTCTCACTGCCAGTGGCGCAACCTCGGTCGGATCGATAGCCGAATTGGCCTCGCAGAGCGACATTCTGCTCTCGTGCCTGTTCTCCGACGCACAATTGCGCGAAACCGGCTTGGGCCCCGACGGTTTCATCGCCAACGCCAAGGCCGGGTCGGTATTTGTCTCTCACACCACCGGAACCGTGGCCACCCTCGAAGCATTGCGGGACAGCTCGTCGTCGGCGCCGCTGATCCTGGACGCCCCGGTCAGCGGCACCGCGGAGAACATCGCCGCGGGCACTCTGACCGTGCTGGTCGGTGGTCAGGCCGACGCTGTCGAGAGGGTGACACCCATCCTGGCCGCCTACGCCGATCCGGTGGTGCCGACCGGCGAACTGGGCAGCGCGCTGGCCATCAAGCTGATCAACAATCTGCTGTTTGCCGCCAACGCTCAGCTCGTCGCTTCGGCAACACAACTGGGCGACAAGTTGAATGTCGATCCGGACGCGTTGTTGTCCACGCTTGAGGTCTGCAGCGGCCGCAGCGGTGCCGCCTCGCACGTCCACCGCATTGGGGGGATCGACCGATTCACCGAGATGGCTGGGCCTTTCCTGCGTAAGGATGTCGCGGCCTGCCACGAGGCCGCTGCTGAGGTGGGCGTCGATCTGGGTTTGCTGGGCAAGGTCATGCAGGCGGGTCCGCTGGCATTGGACAACAGCGGTTAG
- a CDS encoding NAD(P)H-dependent flavin oxidoreductase, translated as MGKAELLDRLRLPLMAAPMSIASTPELVAACCRAGVVGCFPTHNAWKDSSLDQWLERIDASLADHADITGSAAAPFAVNINVSRAKPAELLARELELCRLHDVQIVTTNVGDPSEVAARVHDWGGMVIHDAVSVAQAERAVAAGVDGLMLVCAGAGGLGGDLSPMAFVPRVRGFFDGLIQLAGGVCTGGGIRAALALGADMACMGTLFIATEESGVHDDHKRMLVEADLADVVWTDAICGISGSFLRASLLEHGLDPDNLPPLDFARRPTIPRHIKPWRMIFSGGHSTAGIAAVPSVADLVAELERQFLG; from the coding sequence GTGGGCAAAGCCGAACTCCTGGACCGGTTGCGCCTCCCCTTGATGGCCGCCCCGATGTCGATCGCCTCCACACCCGAGCTGGTTGCGGCATGTTGCCGGGCCGGAGTGGTCGGTTGCTTTCCCACCCACAATGCCTGGAAGGACTCCAGCCTGGATCAGTGGCTGGAGCGGATCGATGCCTCGCTGGCGGATCACGCTGACATCACCGGTTCGGCGGCGGCTCCGTTCGCGGTCAACATCAACGTGTCGCGCGCGAAGCCCGCTGAACTGCTGGCTCGAGAGCTCGAGCTCTGTCGGCTCCATGACGTCCAGATCGTGACGACCAATGTCGGTGACCCCTCAGAAGTCGCTGCCCGCGTGCATGATTGGGGCGGCATGGTGATCCACGACGCGGTGTCGGTCGCTCAGGCCGAGCGGGCGGTCGCGGCCGGTGTCGATGGGCTGATGCTGGTGTGCGCCGGCGCCGGAGGGCTGGGCGGTGACCTCTCACCCATGGCCTTCGTGCCCCGTGTGCGCGGCTTCTTCGACGGGCTCATCCAGTTGGCCGGCGGGGTATGCACGGGCGGCGGCATCCGGGCCGCGTTGGCACTCGGCGCCGACATGGCCTGCATGGGGACGCTTTTCATTGCCACCGAGGAATCCGGCGTGCACGACGACCACAAGCGCATGCTCGTCGAGGCGGATCTTGCCGACGTCGTCTGGACAGACGCCATCTGCGGCATCTCGGGCAGCTTCCTTCGGGCCTCCCTACTGGAGCACGGGTTGGACCCCGACAATCTCCCGCCCCTGGATTTCGCGCGCCGCCCCACCATTCCCCGCCACATCAAGCCGTGGCGGATGATCTTCAGCGGGGGGCACAGCACCGCCGGGATCGCGGCCGTACCGTCGGTCGCTGACCTGGTCGCAGAACTGGAGCGGCAGTTCCTGGGCTGA
- a CDS encoding aldehyde dehydrogenase family protein yields MSGATLGIERPAVQLRIGAQRLSTGSDGIYQHIDPTTGRPDADVPLAAPAEVDQAVQVAHSAYLDWRRTKPGDRRRMLMRLADLVESYADEFGRLAAMDNGTPVGTTSAMSSTAGEWIRYYAGWAGKISSEVAAVCGSGRRGRNP; encoded by the coding sequence ATGAGCGGTGCGACACTCGGAATCGAACGTCCGGCAGTCCAGTTGCGTATCGGTGCGCAACGTCTCTCCACCGGCTCCGACGGTATCTACCAGCACATTGACCCCACCACCGGCCGTCCCGATGCCGATGTCCCACTCGCCGCGCCCGCCGAGGTCGACCAGGCGGTGCAGGTGGCCCACTCGGCCTATCTGGACTGGCGGCGGACCAAGCCTGGCGACCGCCGTCGGATGCTGATGCGGTTGGCGGACCTGGTCGAAAGCTACGCGGACGAGTTCGGTCGGCTCGCCGCGATGGACAACGGAACTCCCGTCGGTACGACATCCGCGATGAGTTCCACTGCCGGGGAATGGATCCGCTACTACGCGGGCTGGGCCGGCAAGATCAGCAGCGAGGTCGCTGCTGTTTGCGGATCTGGCCGCCGAGGCCGGAATCCTTGA